The Corallococcus exiguus genome has a segment encoding these proteins:
- a CDS encoding GNAT family N-acetyltransferase, protein MPEPFRIREAVPADAERITQVLRDAFEEYRGRLDPPSSAHDKTEAVVRRELSDGGAFVAEADGIFFGCVFFHPKVDHVYLDRLAVLPSHRGQGMSLRLMDAVESRARALGQTRVRLSVRLALTSHHAWYARQGYVFHSHGTHAGYASPTFLVLEKTL, encoded by the coding sequence ATGCCCGAGCCCTTCCGGATCCGCGAAGCCGTGCCTGCCGACGCCGAGCGGATCACCCAGGTGCTGCGCGACGCCTTCGAGGAATACCGCGGCCGCCTGGATCCGCCCTCCAGCGCGCACGACAAGACGGAGGCCGTGGTGCGGCGTGAACTGTCGGACGGCGGCGCCTTCGTCGCGGAGGCGGACGGCATCTTCTTCGGCTGCGTGTTCTTCCACCCAAAGGTGGACCACGTGTACCTGGACCGGCTCGCGGTGCTGCCATCACACCGGGGCCAGGGCATGTCGCTGCGCCTCATGGACGCAGTGGAGTCCCGAGCGCGCGCGTTGGGCCAGACGCGCGTGCGGCTGTCGGTGCGGCTCGCGCTCACGTCGCACCATGCGTGGTACGCGCGCCAGGGCTACGTCTTCCATTCCCATGGAACGCACGCGGGCTACGCGTCGCCCACGTTCCTGGTGTTGGAGAAGACGCTCTGA